The Nitrogeniibacter aestuarii genome has a window encoding:
- a CDS encoding sigma-70 family RNA polymerase sigma factor codes for MLDDQQIKHLILRSAMREADAFQTLYELTSPVLMSVAWKVTLRKELAEEVLHDAYVKIWNDASRFDASATRPVAWMATIVRNRAIDVVSRADVSRVAQVEDVDVILDRDFDWHGSAESHEEGRQMHSWLQHCLSELKGSERQALVLSYLHGLSHGELASHLAAPLGTIKSWVRRGMRSLKSCVESCSGVQS; via the coding sequence ATGTTAGACGACCAACAGATCAAGCATCTCATCCTGCGCAGTGCCATGCGCGAGGCGGATGCCTTTCAAACGCTATATGAACTGACTTCGCCGGTGCTCATGTCGGTGGCCTGGAAGGTCACGCTGCGCAAGGAGCTGGCCGAAGAGGTGTTGCACGACGCCTACGTGAAAATCTGGAACGACGCGAGCCGCTTCGATGCCAGCGCTACCCGGCCGGTGGCCTGGATGGCCACCATCGTGCGCAATCGCGCCATCGATGTGGTCAGCCGGGCCGACGTCAGCCGGGTGGCACAGGTCGAGGATGTGGACGTGATCCTCGACCGCGACTTCGACTGGCACGGCTCGGCCGAAAGCCACGAGGAAGGCCGCCAGATGCACAGCTGGCTGCAGCATTGCCTGTCCGAACTCAAGGGTAGCGAGCGCCAGGCGCTGGTGCTGTCCTACCTCCATGGGCTCAGTCATGGGGAGCTGGCCAGTCATCTGGCCGCGCCGCTCGGGACCATCAAGTCCTGGGTGCGGCGGGGCATGCGCAGCCTCAAGAGCTGTGTCGAGAGCTGCTCGGGGGTGCAATCATGA
- a CDS encoding ferritin-like domain-containing protein — translation MKVIQDQSVDTTQFRRTFLKTGSLFALGAVAATGLALPGRALAMKGSQSEQDDIAILNVALGLEYQAIAAYQVGAESGLLSKSVMVTAVGFQSHHKAHADVLAGTIAQLGGTPVVAKKAEDYGFPVGDLKSQADVLRFAAGLEKGAAEAYLGAVPQFTNRDLAKAAASILGDETMHWSVLLGALGKDPVPVAFIG, via the coding sequence ATGAAAGTCATTCAAGATCAAAGCGTCGATACCACTCAATTCCGTCGCACGTTCCTCAAGACCGGCAGCCTGTTCGCCCTGGGGGCTGTTGCCGCCACCGGACTGGCCCTGCCCGGCCGCGCGCTGGCCATGAAGGGCAGTCAGTCGGAGCAGGACGACATCGCCATTCTCAACGTCGCACTGGGGTTGGAGTACCAGGCCATTGCCGCTTATCAGGTGGGTGCGGAGTCAGGTCTGCTGTCCAAGTCGGTCATGGTCACGGCGGTGGGCTTCCAGTCCCATCACAAGGCGCACGCCGACGTGCTGGCCGGCACCATCGCTCAACTCGGCGGCACCCCGGTGGTCGCGAAGAAGGCTGAGGACTACGGATTCCCGGTCGGCGATCTCAAGAGCCAGGCCGATGTCCTGCGCTTTGCCGCAGGCCTGGAAAAAGGCGCGGCGGAAGCCTACCTGGGCGCGGTGCCGCAATTCACCAACCGCGACCTGGCCAAGGCGGCAGCCTCGATTCTGGGCGATGAGACCATGCACTGGTCGGTGCTGCTCGGCGCCCTGGGCAAGGACCCGGTGCCGGTTGCCTTCATCGGTTGA
- a CDS encoding AEC family transporter — protein MDTFLLLLPDFALILLGVWLRRQAAFSNGFWMGLEKLVYFVLFPALLFNALAKVEIDLATTLPLFLAGLTVMVSGFVLGLLPRKWMGLDDMSFASRVQCAYRFNTYIGMAIAGKAFGTAGLATMGVLAGTMVPFANVMAVSLLARHGQGRVWRELVRNPLILATLAGLLFNATGLTLPTPAASFLGRLADASIALGLLAVGAALRWGRIGGHWGGTVWIAVVKLMALPAIAWFVTVWYGLEGLERSVVVLFGSLPSASSAYILATRMGGDGPGVAWLISATTLAAMPTMALWLALLGAG, from the coding sequence ATGGACACCTTTCTTCTGCTTCTGCCGGACTTTGCGCTCATCCTGCTGGGGGTGTGGCTGCGCCGCCAGGCCGCGTTTTCCAATGGCTTCTGGATGGGGCTGGAAAAGCTGGTCTATTTCGTCCTCTTCCCCGCGCTGCTGTTCAATGCGCTGGCAAAGGTCGAGATTGATCTGGCCACGACGCTGCCCTTGTTCCTGGCGGGCCTCACCGTGATGGTGAGCGGCTTCGTGCTTGGCCTGCTGCCGCGCAAGTGGATGGGGCTGGACGACATGAGCTTTGCCTCCCGCGTGCAGTGCGCCTACCGGTTCAACACCTATATCGGCATGGCCATCGCCGGCAAGGCGTTTGGTACGGCCGGACTGGCCACCATGGGCGTTCTGGCCGGCACCATGGTGCCCTTTGCCAACGTGATGGCGGTCAGTCTGCTGGCGCGGCACGGGCAGGGGCGGGTGTGGCGTGAGCTGGTGCGTAATCCCCTGATTCTGGCGACGCTTGCAGGCTTGCTGTTCAACGCTACCGGCCTCACCCTGCCGACGCCTGCAGCGTCGTTTCTGGGCCGGTTGGCAGACGCTTCGATCGCCCTCGGCCTGCTGGCGGTGGGCGCTGCCCTGCGCTGGGGGCGCATCGGCGGGCACTGGGGCGGCACGGTATGGATCGCGGTGGTCAAGCTGATGGCCTTGCCGGCCATCGCCTGGTTTGTCACCGTCTGGTATGGCCTCGAAGGGCTTGAGCGCAGTGTGGTGGTGCTGTTCGGCTCCTTGCCCTCCGCGTCTTCAGCCTACATCCTTGCGACGCGCATGGGCGGGGACGGACCGGGCGTGGCCTGGCTGATTTCGGCCACCACGCTGGCAGCCATGCCGACCATGGCGTTGTGGCTCGCCCTGCTGGGCGCGGGCTGA
- a CDS encoding hybrid sensor histidine kinase/response regulator — MKRWGIRARVVLAAVVPAIVLGAFMIAYFTHLRLTDLEQAYTDRGRALARQVATATEYAVFSNNVEDLNRLLEAALKEEGVEGIVALSPGGRLLTKAGNLNPTPAYLPVTSAQQETLPTRVRFYEPILPARIVIGDLGFDGLTSVPTASPLGAIIIDISNARLIEQRSELLYAGASALILVLLGSVALASRMSQGVSEPIRQVAGTVARIGAGKLHERVPVQGGGSLRRLGMGVNDMAERLEYAHREMTQKIDEATAELRRRTDEAERADVAKSRFLAAASHDLRQPMHALGLFIAELADHPHPPETHRLVRQIQASADAMENLLDSLLDISRLDAGALEPKIAPSPIQPILDRIANDFQIWAEERGLQLRVRPCRAWVRTDPLLFERILSNLVSNAIRYTPSGTILLACRPDGRHLRLEVRDSGKGIEPDKQEVIFQEFVQLDNPERARTKGLGLGLAIVRRLTQLLGHHLTLRSRVGQGSVFGVRLERCEPGVTPISEPMVRTPGNLSGTRVLIVDDDPLALASLDSLLAAWGCDVTGAASLDEALALTDPDLPPEVLITDYRLQGHQTGLEVVTGVTQRIGYQVRCILITGDTGSDTINKARAAGVPMLHKPVRPAKMRAVLQRLLQTHEADESAATQDSP, encoded by the coding sequence ATGAAGCGCTGGGGCATTCGCGCTCGGGTCGTGCTGGCAGCCGTCGTTCCGGCCATCGTGCTCGGGGCGTTCATGATTGCTTACTTCACCCACCTGCGCCTGACCGATCTTGAGCAGGCCTACACCGATCGCGGTCGCGCACTGGCACGACAGGTGGCCACGGCGACGGAATACGCCGTGTTTTCCAATAACGTGGAAGACCTCAACCGGCTGCTCGAAGCGGCGCTGAAAGAAGAAGGCGTGGAAGGCATCGTCGCCCTGAGTCCCGGGGGGCGCCTGCTGACCAAGGCAGGCAACCTCAATCCCACCCCCGCCTATCTGCCTGTCACCAGCGCGCAGCAGGAAACGCTGCCGACGCGGGTGCGCTTCTATGAACCGATTCTGCCGGCCCGCATCGTCATTGGCGATCTGGGCTTCGACGGCCTGACCTCGGTGCCCACGGCCTCGCCGCTGGGGGCCATCATCATCGACATTTCCAACGCCCGACTGATCGAACAGCGCTCTGAGCTGCTCTACGCCGGCGCCTCGGCGCTGATCCTGGTGCTGTTGGGCAGCGTGGCACTGGCGTCGCGCATGAGCCAGGGCGTGAGCGAGCCCATCCGCCAGGTCGCGGGCACCGTTGCGCGCATCGGCGCCGGCAAGCTGCATGAGCGGGTCCCGGTGCAAGGTGGCGGCAGTCTTCGCCGCCTGGGCATGGGCGTAAACGACATGGCCGAGCGGCTCGAATACGCCCATCGAGAGATGACGCAGAAAATTGACGAGGCCACGGCAGAATTGCGCCGCCGCACCGACGAAGCCGAGCGCGCCGACGTGGCCAAGTCGCGCTTTCTCGCCGCCGCCAGCCACGACCTGCGCCAACCCATGCATGCGCTCGGCCTGTTCATCGCCGAACTGGCCGACCACCCCCATCCGCCGGAAACCCACCGGCTGGTGCGTCAGATCCAGGCATCGGCCGATGCCATGGAGAACCTGCTCGACTCGCTCCTCGACATCTCTCGACTCGACGCCGGCGCACTCGAGCCGAAGATTGCCCCCTCGCCCATCCAGCCGATCCTGGATCGCATCGCCAATGATTTCCAGATCTGGGCCGAAGAGCGCGGGCTGCAGCTGCGGGTCCGCCCCTGCCGGGCCTGGGTGCGCACCGACCCCTTGCTGTTCGAGCGCATTCTCTCCAATCTGGTCAGTAACGCCATTCGCTATACGCCCTCGGGCACCATCCTGCTGGCCTGCCGGCCAGACGGGCGTCATCTGCGTCTCGAGGTCCGCGACAGCGGCAAGGGCATCGAGCCGGACAAGCAGGAGGTGATCTTTCAAGAATTCGTCCAGCTGGACAATCCCGAGCGTGCCCGCACCAAAGGGCTCGGCCTTGGCCTGGCCATCGTGCGTCGCCTCACCCAGCTGCTGGGTCATCACCTGACCTTGCGCTCGCGGGTCGGCCAGGGCTCGGTATTCGGCGTCCGGCTCGAACGCTGTGAGCCCGGCGTCACGCCCATCAGCGAACCCATGGTCCGCACGCCGGGCAACCTCTCCGGCACACGGGTGCTGATTGTCGACGACGATCCACTGGCATTGGCCAGCCTCGACAGCCTGCTGGCCGCCTGGGGTTGCGATGTCACCGGCGCCGCTTCGCTCGACGAAGCCCTCGCACTGACCGACCCGGACCTTCCACCCGAGGTGCTCATCACCGATTACCGGCTCCAGGGACACCAGACCGGCCTTGAGGTGGTTACCGGCGTGACCCAGCGGATCGGCTACCAGGTGCGTTGCATTCTCATCACCGGCGATACCGGCTCGGACACCATCAACAAGGCCCGCGCCGCCGGCGTGCCGATGCTGCACAAGCCCGTGCGCCCGGCCAAGATGCGTGCCGTGCTCCAGCGCCTGCTGCAAACCCACGAAGCGGACGAATCGGCCGCCACCCAAGACAGCCCTTGA
- a CDS encoding phenylacetate--CoA ligase family protein: MTHYDARETRDPAERERDLLARLPGQIAHARSKAPAFARLLANIDPSTITSREALAALPVTRKSELLELQKGARPFGGFAAAGWGRTTARVFASPGPIYEPEGNRPDYWRLARAFHAAGFREGDLVHNTFSYHMTPAGSMMETAAHALGCTVFPGGVGQTDQQLEAICDLQPNAYSGTPSFLRILIEKADEAGMTVPFTKAFVSGEAFPPSQREALSARGIEAYQAYATADIGLIAFETPAREGLVIDEDVLVEIVRPGTGDPVAEGEVGEVVVTTFNPDYPLIRFGTGDLSAYLPGQSPCGRTNTRIKGWMGRADQTTKVKGMFVHPGQVAAVLKRHPEVARARLVVDNPDLTDRMTLRCEVHGSEALGEALIASLRDITKLRGEIEFVAPGGLPNDGKVIDDIRTYD; the protein is encoded by the coding sequence ATGACCCATTACGACGCGCGAGAAACCCGTGACCCCGCCGAGCGGGAGCGCGATCTGTTGGCCCGATTACCGGGGCAGATCGCCCATGCGCGAAGCAAGGCGCCGGCATTTGCCCGGTTGCTGGCGAACATCGATCCGTCAACCATCACTTCCCGCGAGGCACTGGCGGCACTGCCGGTGACCCGCAAGTCCGAACTGCTCGAGCTGCAGAAGGGCGCGCGGCCTTTCGGTGGGTTTGCCGCGGCGGGTTGGGGGCGGACGACGGCGCGGGTGTTTGCGTCGCCGGGGCCGATCTATGAACCCGAAGGCAATCGCCCCGACTATTGGCGACTGGCCCGGGCCTTTCACGCGGCTGGATTCCGTGAGGGTGATCTGGTCCACAACACCTTCTCCTACCACATGACCCCGGCCGGCTCGATGATGGAAACGGCCGCGCATGCCTTGGGGTGTACCGTGTTCCCGGGCGGCGTCGGTCAGACCGATCAGCAGCTCGAAGCGATTTGCGACCTGCAACCCAATGCCTATTCGGGCACGCCGTCCTTCCTGCGCATTCTCATCGAAAAGGCTGACGAGGCGGGCATGACGGTCCCGTTCACCAAGGCCTTCGTGTCGGGCGAGGCGTTCCCGCCCAGCCAGCGCGAGGCGCTGTCCGCTCGCGGCATCGAGGCTTATCAGGCGTATGCCACCGCCGACATCGGCCTCATCGCCTTCGAGACGCCGGCCCGCGAAGGCCTGGTGATCGACGAGGATGTGCTGGTCGAGATCGTACGGCCCGGTACGGGCGATCCGGTCGCTGAAGGCGAAGTGGGCGAGGTGGTGGTCACCACCTTCAATCCGGACTACCCGCTCATCCGCTTCGGCACCGGCGATCTGTCCGCCTACCTGCCCGGACAGAGCCCGTGTGGCCGTACCAATACGCGTATCAAGGGCTGGATGGGCCGTGCCGACCAGACCACCAAGGTGAAGGGCATGTTCGTGCATCCGGGGCAGGTCGCCGCAGTGCTCAAGCGCCACCCCGAGGTGGCGCGCGCACGCCTCGTCGTGGACAACCCGGACCTGACGGATCGCATGACCTTGCGGTGCGAAGTCCATGGCAGCGAAGCCCTTGGTGAGGCCCTGATTGCCAGCCTGCGTGACATCACCAAGCTGCGTGGCGAGATCGAGTTCGTGGCGCCGGGGGGCCTGCCCAATGACGGCAAGGTCATCGACGACATCCGTACCTACGATTGA
- a CDS encoding CaiB/BaiF CoA transferase family protein, whose product MNKPLAGVFVLDLTRLLPGPMASLHLADLGADVLKIEDPGAGDYARVMGAMDGAASYFFKLINRNKRSRVLDLKSADDRAVLLEMVESADILLEGFRPGVMGRLGLDYETLAQRNRRLVYCSITGYGQTGPYAQRAGHDINYLGYAGVLDQMGVAGGAPALSNLQIADLLGGALTPLVGVLAALVSARTHGRGRYLDVAMTDAALAHNIFPMVQTLADGRPTARGEDLLTGGVPCYGVYETSDGLHMAVGALEAKFWHLLCDTLQRPDLKPLHLSEGAAGARARAELAAIFRHRTRAQWEAVFDAVDCCVTPVLSLEESLDNVQIKARNMVGTVGGMRQFAPPFGMAGINLSDATPAPIEKK is encoded by the coding sequence ATGAACAAACCGCTGGCGGGGGTGTTCGTCCTCGACCTGACCCGTTTGCTGCCGGGGCCGATGGCCAGCCTGCATCTGGCCGATCTGGGGGCGGATGTGCTCAAGATCGAAGACCCGGGTGCGGGCGATTACGCCCGGGTGATGGGAGCCATGGATGGCGCCGCCAGTTATTTCTTCAAGCTCATCAACCGCAACAAGCGTAGCCGGGTGCTTGATCTGAAGTCGGCGGACGACCGGGCCGTGCTGCTCGAAATGGTCGAGAGTGCCGACATCCTGCTCGAAGGCTTTCGCCCGGGGGTGATGGGGCGGCTCGGGCTGGACTACGAGACCCTCGCCCAACGCAACAGACGACTCGTCTACTGCAGCATCACCGGCTATGGACAGACCGGCCCCTACGCCCAGCGTGCCGGTCACGACATCAACTACCTGGGTTACGCCGGGGTGCTTGATCAGATGGGTGTGGCAGGCGGCGCGCCGGCGTTGTCCAACCTGCAGATCGCCGATCTGCTCGGTGGCGCACTGACGCCGCTGGTGGGCGTGCTGGCGGCGCTGGTGTCAGCCCGGACCCACGGGCGGGGGCGCTATCTGGACGTGGCCATGACCGATGCCGCGCTGGCCCACAACATCTTCCCCATGGTCCAGACCCTGGCCGACGGCCGGCCGACGGCGCGCGGCGAAGACCTGCTCACCGGCGGCGTGCCGTGCTACGGTGTCTATGAAACGTCCGATGGGCTGCATATGGCGGTGGGCGCGCTGGAAGCGAAATTCTGGCACCTGCTCTGCGACACGCTGCAGCGCCCTGATCTCAAGCCCTTGCACTTGAGCGAGGGCGCTGCGGGCGCCCGCGCACGTGCGGAGCTGGCCGCCATCTTCCGGCACAGGACGCGCGCGCAGTGGGAGGCCGTGTTCGATGCCGTCGACTGTTGTGTGACGCCCGTCCTGAGCCTGGAGGAGTCGCTCGACAACGTCCAGATCAAGGCGCGCAACATGGTCGGCACCGTCGGCGGCATGCGTCAGTTCGCGCCGCCGTTCGGCATGGCCGGAATCAACCTGAGTGATGCCACGCCCGCCCCCATCGAAAAAAAGTGA
- a CDS encoding ABC transporter ATP-binding protein: MNTATAAPNDVYLSVSNIEVIYDHVILVLKGVSLEVPKGKIVALLGANGAGKSTTLKSISNLLRAERGDVTKGNIEFKGQRIDQMTPADLVRKGVIQVMEGRHCFEHLTIEENLLTGAYTRPDGNAGIKRTLDMVYDYFPRLKTRRGSQAGYTSGGEQQMCAIGRAIMANPEMVLLDEPSMGLAPQIVEEIFEIVKDLNSKENVSFLLAEQNTMVALRYADFGYILESGRIVMEGDAKDLANNEDVKEFYLGLSGEGRKSFRDVKHYRRRKRWLS, encoded by the coding sequence ATGAACACTGCGACCGCCGCACCCAATGATGTCTATCTGAGCGTCAGCAACATCGAGGTCATCTACGACCACGTGATCCTCGTGCTCAAGGGCGTCTCACTCGAAGTGCCCAAGGGCAAGATCGTGGCCTTGCTGGGCGCCAACGGCGCGGGCAAGTCCACCACGCTCAAGTCCATCTCCAATCTGCTGCGCGCCGAGCGCGGTGATGTGACCAAGGGCAACATCGAATTCAAGGGCCAGCGCATCGACCAGATGACCCCGGCCGATCTGGTGCGCAAGGGCGTGATCCAGGTGATGGAAGGGCGCCACTGCTTCGAGCATCTGACCATCGAGGAAAACCTGCTCACCGGCGCCTACACCCGGCCCGATGGCAACGCCGGCATCAAGCGCACCCTCGACATGGTCTACGACTACTTCCCGCGCCTGAAGACCCGTCGCGGCTCACAGGCCGGCTACACCTCGGGCGGCGAGCAGCAGATGTGCGCGATTGGCCGCGCCATCATGGCCAACCCCGAAATGGTGCTGCTCGACGAGCCGTCCATGGGGCTGGCGCCGCAGATCGTGGAAGAGATCTTCGAGATCGTGAAGGACCTCAACAGCAAGGAAAACGTGAGTTTCCTGCTGGCCGAGCAGAACACCATGGTGGCCCTGCGCTATGCCGACTTCGGCTACATCCTCGAGTCTGGCCGCATCGTGATGGAAGGCGACGCGAAGGATCTGGCCAACAACGAGGACGTGAAGGAGTTCTACCTCGGTCTGTCGGGCGAGGGGCGCAAGAGCTTCCGGGATGTGAAGCACTATCGCCGCCGCAAGCGCTGGCTGTCGTGA
- a CDS encoding carbonic anhydrase, which yields MINDLLRGNARFVETVFENEREHFAELAKAQKPTVLWIGCSDSRVPVNTITQTPAGEIFVHRNVANIVAPNDWNLSAVLEFSINHLNIPDIVICGHYGCGGILALDQSSEHDQYVPIWLHNAREAAHRVDRREPGLDATTRHNRIVEENVRLQLEHLASYPFVGRAMEQGKLRLSGWVYDMSSGRIQALEAGKA from the coding sequence ATGATCAACGATTTGCTGCGCGGTAACGCCCGCTTCGTCGAAACCGTCTTCGAAAACGAGCGCGAGCATTTCGCCGAGCTGGCGAAGGCGCAAAAGCCCACGGTGCTGTGGATCGGCTGCTCCGACTCGCGGGTGCCGGTCAACACCATCACCCAGACCCCGGCGGGCGAAATCTTCGTGCATCGCAACGTGGCCAACATCGTCGCGCCTAATGACTGGAACCTGTCGGCAGTCCTCGAATTCTCGATCAACCACCTCAACATCCCGGACATCGTCATCTGCGGCCACTATGGCTGCGGCGGCATCCTGGCCCTCGACCAGAGCAGTGAGCACGACCAGTACGTGCCCATCTGGCTGCACAACGCCCGCGAGGCCGCTCACCGGGTGGACCGGCGCGAGCCCGGGCTGGACGCGACGACCCGTCACAATCGCATTGTCGAAGAGAACGTGCGCCTGCAACTGGAGCATCTGGCCAGCTATCCCTTCGTGGGTCGCGCGATGGAGCAGGGCAAGCTGCGGCTCTCCGGCTGGGTGTATGACATGAGTTCCGGTCGCATCCAGGCACTGGAGGCCGGCAAGGCATGA
- a CDS encoding ABC transporter substrate-binding protein: MRRACIFLLLIFAALSGGRGSAWAGQTLLVLSDGSDAYERTATRIRERMSRFSPELVVQSVPVAETSSAQLASATLVVTIGTQAATDVIMSHQPNRLICALLTHQTYDRMQPPRPGSQRTAVFIDQPASRQIALIKAALPQIDKLALVYGDASVRYATALSAAGRQRGLDVRSARVDDSADLYNALRDVLDPYSALIAVPDNVVYNNFTIQNILLTAYRQRTPVIGFSPAYVRAGAVAAVYSTPEQVGDQVASIAIAALQGVNLPPPAYPTQFSVSTNTHVAHSLSIELPTPAELEARILATEGRRP, from the coding sequence ATGCGCCGCGCCTGCATCTTCCTTCTGCTGATCTTCGCCGCCCTATCGGGTGGACGCGGTTCAGCGTGGGCGGGGCAGACGCTGCTCGTCCTCAGCGACGGGTCGGACGCCTACGAGCGCACGGCCACCCGGATACGCGAGCGCATGTCGCGGTTTTCGCCGGAGCTCGTCGTCCAGTCGGTTCCGGTGGCAGAAACGTCGTCCGCCCAACTGGCCAGCGCAACCCTGGTGGTGACCATCGGCACGCAGGCAGCAACGGATGTCATCATGTCGCATCAGCCCAACCGCCTGATCTGCGCCTTGCTGACACACCAGACCTACGATCGCATGCAGCCGCCACGGCCGGGCTCGCAGCGCACGGCCGTGTTCATTGATCAACCCGCCAGTCGACAGATTGCCCTGATCAAAGCAGCCCTGCCCCAGATCGACAAGCTCGCGCTGGTCTATGGTGATGCTTCGGTGCGCTATGCAACCGCCCTCTCGGCGGCGGGCCGCCAGCGCGGCCTTGATGTGCGCAGCGCTCGTGTCGATGATTCGGCCGATCTGTACAACGCACTGCGTGATGTGCTCGACCCGTATTCAGCGCTGATTGCCGTACCGGACAACGTGGTTTACAACAATTTCACCATCCAGAACATCTTGCTGACCGCCTATCGCCAGCGCACCCCCGTCATCGGTTTCTCCCCGGCCTATGTGCGCGCGGGGGCCGTGGCCGCCGTCTACTCCACCCCCGAACAGGTCGGTGACCAGGTGGCCAGCATCGCCATTGCCGCCCTGCAAGGCGTCAACCTGCCGCCGCCGGCCTACCCCACCCAGTTCTCGGTCTCCACAAACACGCACGTCGCGCATTCCCTGTCGATCGAGTTGCCCACCCCTGCCGAACTGGAGGCGCGCATTCTGGCCACCGAGGGACGTCGCCCATGA
- a CDS encoding cytochrome P460 family protein, translating to MKTTTKSTTLALAVIVSALGLAGCHHMAKSDSSMAAPMDGQVATPENYRAWPKFVQTVDKAAAGQVREIYINTMGTKMTKGDAFPNGTESVMEIYAAKMGADGKPVMNGNGRLIKGDLKKVFVMKKGEGWGAAQPAGTVDNGDWVYAAYEADGTTPAKVDYNSCRGCHAPLKDADYVARYDEHFAM from the coding sequence ATGAAAACCACGACAAAATCCACCACTCTGGCCCTCGCTGTCATCGTCTCAGCCCTCGGGCTGGCCGGCTGTCATCACATGGCGAAGAGCGATTCGTCCATGGCCGCGCCCATGGACGGGCAGGTGGCCACGCCTGAAAACTACCGCGCCTGGCCCAAGTTCGTGCAGACCGTGGACAAGGCCGCCGCAGGCCAGGTGCGCGAGATCTACATCAACACCATGGGCACGAAGATGACCAAGGGCGATGCCTTTCCCAACGGGACCGAGTCGGTCATGGAGATTTACGCGGCCAAGATGGGCGCGGACGGCAAACCGGTGATGAACGGCAACGGTCGTCTCATCAAGGGTGACCTCAAGAAAGTCTTCGTCATGAAGAAGGGTGAAGGCTGGGGCGCCGCGCAACCGGCCGGCACCGTTGATAACGGTGACTGGGTCTATGCCGCGTATGAAGCGGACGGCACGACGCCGGCCAAGGTGGACTACAACAGTTGTCGGGGCTGTCACGCGCCCCTCAAGGACGCTGACTACGTAGCCCGCTACGATGAGCATTTCGCGATGTAG
- a CDS encoding anti-sigma factor: MRLGRSEHLDALCGEYLLGTLRGAARRRFERALRQEPFVASRLASWQNLMIPNPAETQRMQPDRKVWQRISQDLSLHKYKTPWYARIGLWRGWALVTTAALAVWVGSSLMVVQPQLVAVSTLSSGEGASGVKVSMSPDHQWMEMTPSRPVQASPGQSYEVWLVRKDGSAPLSMAVLAALDGRVEVPEPLRALITRGDTLAVSVEPAGGSPTGAPTGPIILSGRIDPQV, from the coding sequence ATGAGACTGGGGCGGTCGGAGCACCTTGACGCCCTGTGTGGCGAATACCTGCTCGGCACCTTGCGAGGGGCGGCCCGCCGCCGCTTCGAGCGGGCACTGCGGCAGGAGCCCTTCGTGGCCAGCCGCCTGGCCAGTTGGCAGAACCTCATGATTCCCAACCCCGCGGAGACGCAGCGCATGCAACCGGATCGTAAAGTCTGGCAGCGCATTTCGCAGGATCTGTCGCTGCACAAATACAAAACGCCGTGGTACGCCCGCATCGGGCTGTGGCGCGGCTGGGCACTGGTGACAACGGCCGCACTGGCCGTGTGGGTGGGTTCGTCCCTCATGGTCGTTCAACCGCAACTGGTCGCAGTGTCCACGCTGAGCAGTGGCGAAGGGGCCAGTGGTGTGAAGGTGTCCATGTCGCCCGATCATCAGTGGATGGAAATGACGCCGAGCCGGCCGGTGCAAGCCTCGCCGGGGCAGAGCTACGAAGTGTGGCTGGTGCGCAAGGATGGTTCGGCGCCGCTGTCGATGGCTGTACTGGCCGCGCTCGATGGTCGGGTCGAAGTGCCCGAGCCCCTGCGTGCGCTCATCACCCGTGGTGACACCCTCGCCGTGTCGGTCGAGCCCGCCGGGGGCTCTCCCACCGGTGCGCCGACGGGGCCGATCATCCTGTCGGGCAGGATTGATCCGCAAGTCTGA